One segment of Streptomyces sp. YIM 121038 DNA contains the following:
- a CDS encoding iron ABC transporter permease: protein MATLTLALAAAGIAALAYGSVRIPPAEVFDILTGRAEGPSPYRTIVLDVRLPRVLLGAAVGAGLAVIGTTLQALVRNPLADPFLLGVSSGASAGAVGVIVLGWGAGLATTVTIPAASFAGAFLALLVVYVLAREPGGGFTTGRLVLAGVAVSYVLSALTSLILVVSARADHLQEVLYWTLGGLGSARWDMLAVPLTVLALGTAVLLALARPLDLLLVGEEGATVLGLDTARFRAGVFVLASLVTGVLVAHSGAIGFVGLMVPHAARMLVGAGHRALLPVAALMGAVFLVVADLAARTLAAPQDIPVGVLTALTGGPFFLWQLRRGRTHEGVTA from the coding sequence ATGGCGACCCTGACCCTCGCCCTCGCGGCCGCAGGCATCGCCGCGCTGGCCTACGGCTCGGTCAGGATCCCGCCCGCCGAGGTCTTCGACATCCTCACGGGCAGGGCCGAAGGACCGTCCCCGTACCGGACCATCGTCCTCGACGTCCGCCTCCCCAGAGTGCTGCTCGGCGCGGCCGTCGGCGCGGGGCTCGCCGTCATCGGCACCACCCTCCAGGCCCTGGTCCGCAACCCGCTGGCCGACCCGTTCCTGCTCGGCGTCTCCTCCGGCGCCTCCGCGGGCGCGGTCGGCGTGATCGTGCTCGGCTGGGGCGCGGGCCTGGCCACCACGGTGACCATCCCGGCGGCGTCCTTCGCGGGCGCGTTCCTCGCGCTCCTCGTCGTGTACGTGCTGGCCCGGGAGCCCGGCGGCGGCTTCACCACCGGCCGCCTGGTCCTCGCCGGCGTGGCCGTCTCCTACGTCCTGTCCGCCCTGACCAGCCTGATCCTGGTGGTCTCGGCCCGCGCCGACCACCTCCAGGAGGTCCTGTACTGGACGCTCGGCGGCCTCGGCAGCGCCCGCTGGGACATGCTCGCCGTGCCCCTGACCGTGCTCGCCCTCGGCACGGCCGTGCTCCTCGCGCTCGCCCGGCCGCTCGACCTGCTCCTGGTGGGGGAGGAGGGCGCCACCGTCCTCGGCCTGGACACGGCCCGGTTCCGCGCGGGCGTCTTCGTGCTCGCCTCGCTGGTGACCGGCGTCCTCGTCGCGCACAGCGGGGCCATCGGCTTCGTCGGCCTGATGGTGCCGCACGCGGCCCGCATGCTGGTCGGCGCCGGACACCGGGCGCTGCTCCCGGTGGCGGCGCTGATGGGCGCGGTGTTCCTGGTCGTCGCCGACCTCGCGGCGCGCACCCTGGCGGCGCCGCAGGACATCCCCGTGGGCGTGCTCACCGCGCTCACCGGCGGCCCGTTCTTCCTGTGGCAGCTGCGCCGGGGCCGGACGCACGAAGGGGTGACGGCATGA
- a CDS encoding ABC transporter substrate-binding protein, with protein MRIRVLLVAAATLLPLTACSSSGDSGSDAPAGKSKAAGFPYTVTNCGVRTTYKAPPERAVPMNQHATEILLELGLKDSIAGTAYLDDEVLPAYAKDYKSLPVLAKEYPSYEKLLAANPDFVYGGYSSAFAAGEGRSREALAKSGINSRLNIEGCAKKPVTMDDVYREVRETGATFGVRDRAEKWVRTAEAELARAAKKAKGGRAPSVFVYDSGDKTAFTAGGKGIGNDIIKRAGGRNVMADLDKSFGDASWETVVDRSPDVVLIYDYGATTVAQKKKRLLDDPALKDVPAIKNKRFAVLPLSDVVLGVRAPKAVEKLAEQLR; from the coding sequence ATGCGCATCCGCGTGCTGCTCGTCGCCGCGGCGACCCTGCTCCCGCTCACGGCCTGCTCGTCGTCCGGCGACTCCGGGTCCGACGCCCCGGCCGGGAAGTCCAAGGCCGCCGGATTCCCGTACACCGTCACCAACTGCGGTGTGCGGACGACGTACAAGGCGCCCCCCGAGCGCGCCGTGCCCATGAACCAGCACGCCACGGAGATCCTCCTCGAGCTGGGCCTCAAGGACAGCATCGCCGGGACCGCCTACCTCGACGACGAGGTGCTCCCGGCGTACGCGAAGGACTACAAGTCCCTGCCGGTGCTCGCCAAGGAGTACCCCTCGTACGAGAAGCTCCTCGCCGCGAACCCCGACTTCGTCTACGGCGGCTACTCCAGCGCCTTCGCCGCCGGTGAGGGCCGCTCCCGCGAGGCCCTCGCCAAGTCCGGGATCAACAGCCGCCTGAACATCGAGGGCTGCGCCAAGAAGCCGGTCACGATGGACGACGTCTACCGCGAGGTCCGCGAGACCGGCGCCACCTTCGGCGTCCGCGACCGGGCCGAGAAGTGGGTGCGCACCGCCGAGGCCGAGCTGGCCCGCGCCGCGAAGAAGGCCAAGGGCGGCAGGGCACCGTCGGTCTTCGTCTACGACAGCGGCGACAAGACCGCCTTCACGGCGGGCGGCAAGGGCATCGGCAACGACATCATCAAGCGCGCCGGCGGCCGCAACGTGATGGCCGACCTCGACAAGTCCTTCGGCGACGCCTCCTGGGAGACGGTGGTCGACCGCAGTCCCGACGTCGTCCTCATCTACGACTACGGCGCGACGACCGTGGCCCAGAAGAAGAAGCGCCTCCTCGACGACCCGGCACTCAAGGACGTCCCCGCCATCAAGAACAAGCGCTTCGCGGTCCTGCCCCTGTCGGACGTGGTCCTCGGCGTACGCGCACCAAAGGCGGTGGAGAAGCTGGCGGAGCAGCTGCGGTGA
- a CDS encoding M67 family metallopeptidase, whose amino-acid sequence MLTITQALWDEIVAHARKDHPDEACGVVAGPAGTDRPERFVPMLNAARSPTFYEFDSADLLKLYRDLDDRDEEPVVIYHSHTATEAYPSRTDISYANEPGAHYVLVSTADADDAGPFQFRSFRIVDGEVTEEDVQVVQAY is encoded by the coding sequence ATGCTGACCATCACCCAGGCCCTGTGGGACGAGATCGTCGCGCACGCGCGCAAGGACCACCCCGACGAGGCGTGCGGCGTCGTCGCCGGCCCGGCGGGCACGGACCGCCCCGAGCGGTTCGTCCCGATGCTGAACGCGGCCCGCTCGCCCACGTTCTACGAGTTCGACTCGGCGGACCTGCTCAAGCTGTACCGCGATCTTGACGACCGCGACGAGGAACCCGTCGTCATCTACCACTCGCACACCGCCACGGAGGCCTACCCCTCCCGCACGGACATCTCGTACGCGAACGAGCCCGGCGCCCACTACGTCCTGGTGTCCACCGCCGACGCCGACGACGCGGGACCCTTCCAGTTCCGCTCGTTCCGCATCGTGGACGGGGAGGTCACCGAGGAGGACGTCCAGGTCGTACAGGCATACTGA
- a CDS encoding amino acid permease, with amino-acid sequence MTSVQVEEHHDGNGAAAGADASGENEGYQRGLGARQIQMIAIGGAIGTGLFLGAGKAIHKAGPSLILAYAIAGLVIFFIMRALGELLMYRPVSGSFSEYAREFVGPFFGFVTGWTYWLFWVVTGITEVTAAAQYMQYWTHDSIPQWAYALIFTVILYGANLISVKLFGELEFWFSMVKVTAIIGMILICAGILTIGFSDAGDSASVTHLWDNGGFFPNGIGNTLMTLQIVMFAFLAVELVGVTAGESKDPKKTLPKAINTVPWRIAVFYVGALIMILSVVPWTSFQPGVSPFVAAFEKMGLGIGAAIVNFVVLTAALSSCNSGMYSTGRMLRDLALNGQGPKFFTKLTKNGLPLVGTTASAALMLVGVWINYQWPGEAFNYVVSFATISGMWAWIMILVSQINYRRKADRGILPQSTFRAPGAPYTSWFALAFIGMVIVMMGIDKDARISLYCAPVWAAILCVSYLVLKSRNPEAAAFKKRQHAAAVPGAKD; translated from the coding sequence ATGACCTCAGTGCAGGTCGAAGAGCATCACGACGGCAATGGGGCCGCGGCGGGCGCGGACGCGTCCGGCGAGAACGAGGGCTATCAGCGCGGGCTCGGTGCCCGGCAGATCCAGATGATCGCGATCGGCGGTGCCATCGGCACCGGGCTGTTCCTCGGCGCGGGCAAGGCCATTCACAAGGCCGGGCCGAGCCTCATCCTCGCTTACGCCATCGCGGGCCTCGTCATCTTCTTCATCATGCGCGCGCTCGGCGAGCTCCTGATGTACCGGCCCGTGTCGGGTTCGTTCTCGGAGTACGCCCGCGAGTTCGTCGGCCCGTTCTTCGGATTCGTGACCGGTTGGACGTACTGGCTCTTCTGGGTCGTCACCGGCATCACCGAAGTCACGGCGGCAGCCCAGTACATGCAGTACTGGACCCATGACTCCATTCCGCAATGGGCCTACGCGCTGATCTTCACCGTCATCCTGTACGGCGCCAACCTGATCTCCGTGAAGCTCTTCGGCGAGCTGGAGTTCTGGTTCTCCATGGTCAAGGTCACCGCCATCATCGGCATGATCCTGATCTGTGCCGGCATCCTCACCATCGGCTTCTCCGACGCCGGGGACAGCGCGTCCGTCACGCACCTGTGGGACAACGGCGGCTTCTTCCCCAACGGCATCGGCAACACGCTGATGACCCTCCAGATCGTGATGTTCGCCTTCCTGGCCGTGGAGCTCGTCGGCGTCACCGCGGGTGAGTCCAAGGACCCGAAGAAGACCCTGCCCAAGGCGATCAACACCGTGCCGTGGCGCATCGCCGTCTTCTACGTCGGCGCCCTGATCATGATCCTCTCGGTCGTCCCGTGGACGTCCTTCCAGCCCGGTGTCTCCCCGTTCGTCGCGGCCTTCGAGAAGATGGGCCTCGGCATCGGCGCCGCGATCGTGAACTTCGTGGTCCTGACGGCCGCGCTCTCCTCCTGCAACTCGGGCATGTACTCCACCGGCCGCATGCTGCGCGACCTCGCGCTCAACGGCCAGGGCCCGAAGTTCTTCACCAAGCTCACCAAGAACGGCCTGCCGCTGGTCGGCACCACCGCGTCCGCCGCGCTGATGCTCGTCGGCGTGTGGATCAACTACCAGTGGCCGGGCGAGGCGTTCAACTACGTCGTCTCCTTCGCCACCATCTCCGGCATGTGGGCCTGGATCATGATCCTGGTCTCCCAGATCAACTACCGCCGTAAGGCCGACCGCGGCATCCTGCCGCAGTCCACCTTCCGCGCCCCGGGCGCCCCGTACACCAGCTGGTTCGCGCTCGCCTTCATCGGCATGGTCATCGTGATGATGGGCATCGACAAGGACGCCCGGATCTCGCTGTACTGCGCCCCGGTCTGGGCCGCCATCCTGTGCGTGTCCTACCTGGTGCTCAAGAGCCGCAACCCGGAGGCCGCGGCCTTCAAGAAGCGCCAGCACGCTGCCGCTGTGCCTGGGGCCAAGGACTGA
- a CDS encoding DUF2017 domain-containing protein, translated as MPGQFEPIPGGGAAVALDEVEISIIRSLAVQLLELIGPGDEPAGADDDLFAELFAPGPSEPPADPVLKRLLPDAYGGPGTEGASEAQAAELRSYSAEFRRFTENDLRARKRDDALAVVRCLDALTVAGEGGAVLKLSVDDSRRWLGALNDLRLAIGTRLEVTDEEDTDILYRLPDSDPRKPMVMAYLWLGGLQETLVDTLTG; from the coding sequence ATGCCAGGACAATTCGAACCGATCCCGGGGGGCGGCGCGGCCGTCGCGCTCGACGAGGTCGAGATCTCCATCATCCGCTCCCTCGCCGTGCAGCTCCTGGAGCTGATCGGCCCCGGCGACGAGCCCGCGGGCGCCGACGACGACCTCTTCGCCGAGCTCTTCGCGCCCGGCCCGAGCGAGCCGCCCGCCGACCCGGTGCTCAAGCGGCTGCTCCCGGACGCGTACGGCGGCCCCGGCACCGAGGGCGCCTCCGAGGCGCAGGCCGCCGAACTGCGGTCGTACTCCGCGGAGTTCCGCCGCTTCACCGAGAACGACCTGCGGGCGCGCAAGCGGGACGACGCGCTCGCGGTGGTCCGCTGCCTGGACGCGCTGACCGTCGCGGGCGAGGGCGGCGCCGTCCTGAAGCTGTCCGTCGACGACTCGCGCCGCTGGCTCGGCGCGCTCAACGACCTGCGGCTCGCGATCGGCACCCGCCTGGAGGTGACCGACGAGGAGGACACCGACATCCTCTACCGCCTGCCGGACTCCGATCCGCGCAAGCCGATGGTGATGGCGTACCTGTGGCTGGGGGGACTCCAGGAGACCCTCGTCGACACGCTGACCGGGTGA
- the clpS gene encoding ATP-dependent Clp protease adapter ClpS, with the protein MGQVSSAAPAEITRPDADEETFAVPEPDVPWITLVHNDPVNLMSYVTYVFQTYFGYSKDKATKLMLDVHHKGRAVVSAGTREEMERDVQAMHGYGLWATLQQDRK; encoded by the coding sequence ATGGGACAAGTGAGTAGCGCGGCTCCTGCAGAGATCACCCGCCCGGACGCGGACGAAGAGACCTTCGCGGTCCCCGAACCCGACGTTCCCTGGATCACCCTGGTGCACAACGACCCGGTGAATCTCATGAGCTACGTGACGTACGTCTTCCAGACGTACTTCGGGTACTCCAAGGACAAGGCGACCAAGCTCATGCTCGACGTCCACCACAAGGGCCGCGCCGTCGTCTCCGCGGGAACGCGCGAGGAGATGGAGCGCGACGTGCAGGCCATGCACGGGTACGGACTGTGGGCCACCCTGCAGCAGGACCGGAAGTAG
- a CDS encoding nicotinate phosphoribosyltransferase produces MNSGEHELGLPVDVPSTALFTDHYELTMLQGTLKSGAAHRRSVFEVFTRRLPEGRRYGVVAGTGRVLDAVENFRFDADVLSFLRERGVVDEPTLRWLASYRFSGDVWGYPEGEVYFPGSPILRVEGSFAECVLLETVILSILNHDSAIAAAASRMASAAGGRPLIEMGARRTHELAAVAASRAAYVGGFTTTSDLAAGFRYGIPTVGTSAHAFTLVHDSERDAFRAQVDSLGRGTTLLVDTYDVGEAVRMAVEIAGPELGAVRIDSGDLLLVAHRVRQQLDELGATQAKIVVTSDLDEYAIASLAAAPVDAYGVGTQLVTGSGHPTCSMVYKLVARARSADPKAPLEPVAKKSLGAKSSLGGRKWAARRPDAQGVAEAEVVGTGPVPADLADHQLHVELIKGGAVLAREPLDTVRDRHAAARASLPLSATQLSRGEAVIPTEFV; encoded by the coding sequence ATGAACTCTGGGGAGCATGAGCTGGGGCTGCCGGTGGACGTCCCGTCCACGGCGCTCTTCACGGATCACTACGAGTTGACGATGTTGCAGGGCACGCTCAAGTCCGGCGCCGCGCACCGCCGCTCGGTCTTCGAGGTGTTCACGCGCCGCCTGCCCGAGGGCCGTCGCTACGGAGTGGTCGCCGGGACCGGCCGGGTCCTGGACGCCGTGGAGAACTTCCGCTTCGACGCGGACGTCCTCTCCTTCCTGCGCGAACGCGGCGTCGTGGACGAGCCGACCCTGCGGTGGCTCGCCTCGTACCGCTTCAGCGGGGACGTGTGGGGCTACCCGGAGGGCGAGGTGTACTTCCCCGGCTCACCGATCCTGCGGGTCGAGGGCAGCTTCGCGGAGTGCGTGCTCCTGGAGACCGTGATCCTGTCGATCCTCAACCACGACTCGGCCATCGCCGCGGCCGCGTCCCGGATGGCCTCCGCCGCGGGCGGGCGGCCGCTGATCGAGATGGGCGCGCGCCGCACCCACGAGCTGGCGGCCGTCGCCGCGTCCCGGGCGGCCTACGTCGGCGGCTTCACCACCACCTCCGACCTCGCCGCGGGCTTCCGCTACGGCATCCCGACCGTCGGCACCTCCGCGCACGCCTTCACCCTGGTCCACGACAGCGAGCGCGACGCCTTCCGCGCCCAGGTGGACTCCCTCGGCCGCGGCACGACCCTGCTCGTCGACACCTACGACGTCGGCGAGGCCGTCCGGATGGCCGTCGAGATCGCGGGCCCGGAGCTCGGCGCCGTCCGCATCGACTCCGGCGACCTCCTCCTGGTCGCGCACCGGGTGCGGCAGCAGCTGGACGAGCTCGGCGCCACCCAGGCCAAGATCGTCGTCACCTCCGACCTGGACGAGTACGCCATCGCCTCGCTGGCGGCCGCGCCCGTGGACGCGTACGGCGTGGGCACCCAGCTGGTCACCGGCTCCGGGCACCCCACCTGCTCCATGGTCTACAAGCTGGTCGCCCGCGCCCGCTCCGCCGACCCGAAGGCGCCCCTCGAACCCGTCGCGAAGAAGTCGCTCGGCGCCAAGTCGTCCCTGGGCGGCCGCAAGTGGGCCGCGCGCCGCCCCGACGCCCAGGGGGTCGCCGAGGCCGAGGTCGTCGGCACCGGACCGGTCCCGGCGGACCTGGCGGACCACCAGCTCCACGTCGAGCTGATCAAGGGCGGGGCGGTGCTCGCCCGGGAGCCCCTGGACACCGTCCGCGACCGGCACGCGGCGGCGCGGGCCTCGCTGCCGCTCTCGGCGACCCAGCTCTCGCGGGGCGAGGCCGTCATCCCCACGGAGTTCGTGTGA
- a CDS encoding isochorismatase family protein — MRRALIVVDVQNDFCEGGSLAVAGGADVAAAITDLIGQTPACYRHVVATRDHHIAPGGHFSATPDYVDSWPPHCVAGTEGVGFHPNFAPAVASGAVDTVFSKGEHSAAYSGFEGADENGVPLARWLRERQVREVDVVGIATDHCVRATALDAVREGFRTHVLLDLTAGVAEATTERALEELRAAGVELTGKPVV, encoded by the coding sequence ATGCGCCGCGCCCTGATCGTCGTAGACGTACAGAACGACTTCTGCGAGGGGGGCAGCCTGGCGGTGGCGGGCGGCGCGGACGTGGCCGCCGCCATCACCGACCTCATCGGCCAGACGCCCGCCTGCTACCGCCACGTCGTGGCCACCCGCGACCACCACATCGCCCCCGGCGGCCACTTCTCCGCCACGCCCGACTACGTCGACTCCTGGCCGCCGCACTGCGTGGCCGGGACCGAGGGCGTCGGCTTCCACCCGAACTTCGCGCCCGCCGTGGCCTCCGGGGCCGTCGACACCGTCTTCTCCAAGGGGGAGCACTCGGCGGCGTACTCCGGCTTCGAGGGGGCCGACGAGAACGGGGTGCCGCTGGCGCGGTGGCTGCGGGAGCGGCAGGTGCGGGAGGTGGACGTGGTGGGGATCGCCACGGACCACTGCGTGCGGGCCACCGCGCTCGACGCCGTGCGGGAGGGGTTCCGGACCCATGTCCTGCTCGACCTCACGGCGGGCGTGGCCGAGGCCACGACGGAGCGGGCCCTGGAGGAGCTCCGCGCCGCGGGCGTCGAACTGACGGGCAAGCCGGTGGTGTAG
- a CDS encoding immune inhibitor A domain-containing protein — protein MRVKRRTFRAAAATVAVAAATATFSAYGVAVADDGAKAPSAKDGQAVDRRDPADAKTGVDHDLDGPFSKQQAQQRKAALEQVVSGEAEVTKRGGSNVVKLDDKKYVELGREKTDKIFTILVEFGDKVDDTTLYDPDGPDGPQQPVKKYGGTPGPQHNKIAKPDRAKDNSTAWQADYNREHFKDLYFGKGKDSKGKTKHSLKTYYEKTSSGRYSVDGTVSDWVKVDYNEARYGSNYCGDNNCANVWDAVRDGVTAWEKDQKAKGRTDAQIKADLAKYDKWDRYDFDNDGNFNEPDGYIDHFQIVHAGEDESAGGGAEGPNALWAHRWYAYGDDAGKTGPGNNKAGGTQIGKSGIWVGDYTMQPENGGLGVFAHEYGHDLGLPDLYDTTGPGAAGENSVGFWSLMSAGSWLGTAKNAIGDLPGDMTSWDKFQLGWLNYAKAKAATKSTHKLGVSEYNTRNKQALLVTLPKKSVTTTVVKPTEGANQWWSGQDDDLRNTLTRSVDLTGKSKAELSLDGWWDIERNYDYLYTEVSTDGGASFTPVDGTADGKQITRDGGDKPALTGSSTKYQKLVYPLDAYAGKKIDVRFRYATDGGNALKGFTADQITLTADGAKLFTDGAENGDNGWKVKGFSRIGESFTKKYEQYYFAENRQYVSYDKTLKEGPYNFGFSTTRPDWVEHYPYQTGLLVWQWDTSQKDNNVSKHHGQGLILPVDAHAKPLKWKDGTLLRNKIQPYDAPFSKYRTDAFTLHNADVALKLKSRAGVSAFDDHKGTYWYPENPTGSVKVTDTNTKIKIVKQPKDGSSITVQVGPSVR, from the coding sequence GTGAGAGTCAAGAGACGGACGTTCCGCGCCGCGGCCGCCACGGTCGCGGTGGCCGCGGCCACCGCGACGTTCTCGGCGTACGGGGTGGCGGTCGCCGACGACGGCGCGAAGGCGCCCTCGGCCAAGGACGGACAGGCCGTTGACCGCCGCGATCCGGCGGACGCCAAGACGGGTGTCGACCACGACCTGGACGGGCCCTTCAGCAAGCAGCAGGCCCAGCAGCGCAAGGCGGCCCTCGAACAGGTCGTGTCGGGCGAGGCCGAGGTCACCAAGCGCGGCGGCTCCAACGTCGTCAAGCTCGACGACAAGAAGTACGTCGAGCTGGGCCGCGAGAAGACCGACAAGATCTTCACGATCCTGGTGGAGTTCGGGGACAAGGTGGACGACACCACCCTGTACGACCCCGACGGCCCCGACGGCCCGCAGCAGCCCGTCAAGAAGTACGGCGGCACGCCCGGTCCGCAGCACAACAAGATAGCCAAGCCGGACCGTGCGAAGGACAACAGCACGGCCTGGCAGGCCGATTACAACCGCGAGCACTTCAAGGACCTGTACTTCGGCAAGGGCAAGGACAGCAAGGGCAAGACCAAGCACTCGCTGAAGACGTACTACGAGAAGACCTCCTCCGGGCGCTACTCGGTCGACGGCACGGTCTCCGACTGGGTCAAGGTCGACTACAACGAGGCCCGTTACGGCTCGAACTACTGCGGCGACAACAACTGCGCCAACGTCTGGGACGCGGTGCGCGACGGCGTCACGGCCTGGGAGAAGGACCAGAAGGCCAAGGGCCGTACGGACGCGCAGATCAAGGCGGACCTCGCGAAGTACGACAAGTGGGACCGCTACGACTTCGACAACGACGGCAACTTCAACGAGCCCGACGGCTACATCGACCACTTCCAGATCGTCCACGCCGGTGAGGACGAGTCCGCGGGCGGCGGCGCCGAGGGCCCCAACGCCCTGTGGGCGCACCGCTGGTACGCCTACGGCGACGACGCGGGCAAGACGGGTCCCGGGAACAACAAGGCGGGCGGCACCCAGATCGGCAAGTCCGGCATCTGGGTCGGCGACTACACGATGCAGCCGGAGAACGGCGGCCTCGGCGTCTTCGCCCACGAGTACGGCCACGACCTCGGCCTGCCGGACCTGTACGACACCACGGGCCCCGGCGCCGCCGGTGAGAACTCCGTCGGCTTCTGGTCGCTGATGTCGGCCGGCTCCTGGCTCGGCACCGCCAAGAACGCGATCGGCGACCTGCCCGGCGACATGACCTCCTGGGACAAGTTCCAGCTGGGCTGGCTCAACTACGCCAAGGCGAAGGCCGCGACGAAGTCCACGCACAAGCTGGGCGTGTCCGAGTACAACACCCGCAACAAGCAGGCGCTGCTCGTCACGCTGCCGAAGAAGTCGGTCACCACGACGGTCGTGAAGCCCACCGAGGGCGCCAACCAGTGGTGGAGCGGCCAGGACGACGACCTCAGGAACACCCTGACCCGGTCCGTCGACCTCACCGGCAAGTCCAAGGCCGAGCTGTCCCTCGACGGCTGGTGGGACATCGAGCGGAACTACGACTACCTCTACACCGAGGTCTCGACGGACGGCGGCGCCAGCTTCACGCCCGTCGACGGCACCGCCGACGGCAAGCAGATCACCCGTGACGGCGGCGACAAGCCCGCGCTCACCGGCTCGTCGACGAAGTACCAGAAGCTCGTCTACCCGCTCGACGCCTACGCGGGCAAGAAGATCGACGTCCGCTTCCGCTACGCCACGGACGGCGGCAACGCGCTCAAGGGCTTCACCGCCGACCAGATCACGCTGACCGCGGACGGCGCCAAGCTGTTCACCGACGGCGCGGAGAACGGCGACAACGGCTGGAAGGTGAAGGGCTTCTCGCGCATCGGCGAGTCCTTCACGAAGAAGTACGAGCAGTACTACTTCGCCGAGAACCGCCAGTACGTGTCCTACGACAAGACCCTCAAGGAGGGTCCGTACAACTTCGGCTTCTCCACGACGCGTCCGGACTGGGTGGAGCACTACCCGTACCAGACCGGCCTGTTGGTCTGGCAGTGGGACACCTCCCAGAAGGACAACAACGTCAGCAAGCACCACGGCCAGGGCCTGATCCTGCCGGTGGACGCGCACGCCAAGCCGCTGAAGTGGAAGGACGGCACGCTCCTGCGGAACAAGATCCAGCCGTACGACGCGCCGTTCTCGAAGTACCGCACCGACGCCTTCACGCTCCACAACGCGGACGTCGCGCTCAAGCTGAAGTCGCGCGCCGGGGTCTCGGCCTTCGACGACCACAAGGGCACCTACTGGTACCCGGAGAACCCCACGGGCAGCGTCAAGGTCACTGACACCAACACCAAGATCAAGATCGTGAAGCAGCCGAAGGACGGCTCCTCGATCACGGTCCAGGTGGGCCCCTCCGTGCGGTGA
- a CDS encoding RDD family protein, translating to MSTEPPPYPTGPDPDDNDPFKKQPPPPGTGGSPYDTPPPGGGAPPPPYGGDPYGAPDPLGGMPPLADSGKRVLARIIDMILVGIVVWALTWLFGTHEYDLDPDKVDAGKSFGQSLLAAVLYIAYDSYFISKSGQTLGKKWLNLRVANLNDGATPTLQSALARAAVLWIPFAFCCACVWTAICGGWSFFDKPYKQGLHDKAAKTVVVSTG from the coding sequence ATGAGCACCGAACCGCCGCCCTACCCCACCGGACCGGACCCCGACGACAACGACCCCTTCAAGAAGCAGCCGCCCCCGCCGGGCACCGGCGGATCCCCGTACGACACCCCACCGCCGGGCGGCGGCGCCCCGCCCCCGCCCTACGGGGGCGACCCCTACGGCGCCCCCGACCCCCTCGGGGGGATGCCCCCGCTGGCGGACAGCGGCAAGCGCGTCCTCGCCCGCATCATCGACATGATCCTCGTCGGCATCGTCGTCTGGGCGCTCACGTGGCTGTTCGGCACGCACGAGTACGACCTGGACCCCGACAAGGTGGACGCGGGCAAGTCGTTCGGCCAGTCGCTCCTGGCCGCCGTGCTGTACATCGCCTACGACAGCTACTTCATCTCCAAGTCCGGCCAGACGCTGGGCAAGAAGTGGCTGAATCTGCGGGTGGCGAACCTCAACGACGGGGCCACGCCCACCCTCCAGTCGGCGCTCGCCCGCGCCGCGGTCCTGTGGATCCCGTTCGCGTTCTGCTGCGCGTGCGTCTGGACGGCGATCTGCGGTGGCTGGAGCTTCTTCGACAAGCCGTACAAACAGGGCCTGCACGACAAGGCGGCCAAGACCGTGGTGGTCAGCACGGGCTGA